The genomic window CtataatcattaaatttgaaacattaaaaGGAACAGtatgtaaatgttccactgatGGGCTAAAGGCTTcttttcaaaacaatattagCAATTTTTTCTATCAGatagattttcatccaacacatggaggtttcctcacgaggtATGCCTTCACTGAGAATAAGGTAAacgataaacacaaataaagcacatgaaaattctctAGTAATTACTTGGGTTTGAAGAAAGAACACTTAATCTTATTGGAATATTGTACCCacaatatcttatattatatatattcttatcatCTCGGCTATTAAGACAAtgaaaagttttaaatgaaataaggaaatatataaaaagattaacTTGTGTTAAGTCTAGTTAAACTCATTAAGTAACTACAACACTCCTAGACGATTACTGTGagcagttattaataatatcgtattaattgaattttcatttatggTAACATAAGGTATGCCTTCAAGATACTTGTAGGCATTTATCTCTAGTAAGCGTGCTTTGAATCACAATTAGACAGATACGAGTATAaatcttacatatttttttaatgataaaactatttttatttatattaaataatccaaCAGCTTACGTTACGTTTACAAATGTTTCTAATATAGAAGAAGGATGAtccattttttaaacgttttaacaaacaacaattagcaatactttataaaaaaagtgtttcgaaatcatataatatatatattcaaaaaagtcTAAATTAAACGTCAAATGattataacataaatgttatttcaataaacGATATGCTATTTCGTTCttcgacttttatttaaatcgcaacattttctacaaaatttaatacaagCTTGATAAAACCGTTTATGATAAACAAGAATAACAAGACGTGTCCCCAGTTCACCCACTACGAGCTCCCCAACATCCCAGATCCGTAATCAGAGACTCATACATCATCTTAATACTGGCCGTGTCACCGCAAATCCGAATCACCAATGCAAATGTGCCAGGTTTCCTGCCTTCATTCTAATACCACGTCGTAATTTACGAGACAACTCCTGCTATCTACCTTCTACACAATTTTGTGGAGATTATGTgctgaataaataatgaaaatgcaATATTATATCTTTACCGTAATGATCACAATCGTTAACCTTTATTTAACAGATACAACTGACTGCTTTTCGATAGGATTGAATAGCAATAAGCTGAatagaaaatacatttatattctatataaattattgtgttttttttttacaagttttatttctttgacACAAAGAATCCATACTTTAACGGTCTACGATGGCATTAATGGGACTGCATTGTTGCCTTGTTTTTATTACGTATAACTCGTATATTCTTGACATATATGTAacgctaattatattttaagatttttattgtacttacagtgagaaaaaaatattgaatttgtatGTTACCGGGTCATAAAATATCTGATCTTTAATTGGTCTAACTGATTTACAAGAATGtttaactacataaaaaaaatgtgcttatCATAGAAGGACAATGATACgattaaatacattacaaataatgCCTTTGTCTGTATAATGTAGGAGACttgttaaaacaaacaaattagcCCACATTCAATGAATATACTAGTAAACGAATTTGGTTTCGAATTaagtgtattatataatattctatcatTGAACAATTACATCATATATCCCTATGCTATCCCGATCATTACAACAATGGAACCAATTTTTTGTAATGTCAATATTCTCATAGCATATGATACTTGTAAAGTTCTAAAGACAATtagaagtatattattattattatttactgtgtTAATTACACCCAAGTGAAGttatacaacataaaatatatttttaactcgaagaacttttttgtttataaatatttacgatcCAATCTTGAGTCTAcgcaaatgtttattattatttggcgCGTGCTTAAATATGTTGGTAATTAGACCGTCCCGCCGCAACTCTATTTTACGACTATAACTCGGAAACTACAGAAGAATTTCACCCATAAACTTTGTAAAACAGTTTATTACTATAAGCAAATACTTACCGTAAACAACGCCTCTCGTTTAACCTGGATGCTTGCgccaagaaaaatatattactacttAACACTTACTTTACGCATAAAATAGTACATTAGAAAGTTCCCTGCACACATTTTTTCGTGCTGTTATTAAggattaatgaaaaatttatttaaaaaaaaaactattagatCTTGTTTTGGTGATTTTTGTTTACaagtttctttttataaattcaatatttaaagctTAAAATCGTACGCATTGTAGTTAATATTGTAACGTGAAACTGTGTGCTAATGTGTTCGTAAAAAAAGTTCCAATTTCCGGCTGTTCTCACGACATATGTCGCTCCCATTCTCACACATGGTGTGTCGATTTACAATATCGTAAAGCGCCTGCGCGACATATCACTCAACTATTGGTCAGACGTACCCTATACCTATATATGGAGTTATTTTCTTAGTCAAATGGAATGATGCTAAAggaattttcaaaacaattcttaaataatatttttaataatatattttttttaacgaattaatgattggattaaaataatttcgatgTGTGTTACAAAACTTACATTGGAACTAATTCACGAATTTATAAATAGCTAAGTGAACTGGAATAATGAACGTGGGATCAATAGCAGcagacttttttttcttttacacaGTACTGGTATGTCCGAGGACACAGCCCATACATCTAAGCTTGATTTATTTCTCATACAGGGTTCATACATCGTATAGTAATTTCATATCTCGCCATAAGGTGATCGGCGCGACGCGTTTCCTAAAATAGTGATGTGAAATAAATCAAAGATCTCGGTTGTCGATATGTAGCCTAAAAAACTAGCAGTGCGTGTGAATCTGCTGCGGCCTCGATGTTATGAGAGAGTATGTGGAGTATTTGTGTGTCATATGAGATTGGAGTTAACCTGCGCTTTTGCAAGCGTTCTACTGCACACGTTTAAATGAACGgaaatgttattatatgaattaattcaTATCTCATATTGACATTTTCATTCCAAATTCGGAAGTTTAGTAaatttaacgtatttatttcCAATGATGGTATTCGTAGTAAACGCATTTGTAGTgactatgttttaatttttttataaactatttctaTATCAATGCTCTTAGTCAAAcgttataaatgatatttattttaaatggccGCCTTATAGAGAGAAATATAAGAAACGttttcgtgcaatttataactaAGCATTATCTTTTATACAAatcatagattttttataaacgaatGTAGGCCCAATAATTTAaactgatatttattattaaaacatttagtgCATTTTGGTATGGCTGCATTTTATTACATTCGattatgaatgaattttataCCGCTAACATGCCACATTGGATAAAATAACTCTATACATTACTGAAATTTAATgtacctaaatatattattttgtggcATAACTGTAGCAATTGAagtttgtttattgaaaaacttttaccatacttaaaatttattaaataaaagtaaaatggcataagagaaattttatttgtttattttaattataatatcgtcAATAAAACGAAGCACCACCCATATGTTCCGCACTACCGACCATGCAAAACGCGTATCATTGGCAGCTTACTTCACACACTGTTTAACTCACATCAAACAAATCCACGCCATAATACACTCTATTGTATTCACACTGATACCATATTGGTATGAACGTTCAGTATCTTGTTGATAATGCCTACATTTGATAGACTTATCGTGATTGATGAGCGGACGTTGTAAATCACTATCATAAGTATACCTAAACGCTTATGGTATAGTTGCCGTGATGATAGATTTATGAAACGGATTAAGGAAGGTCTACTGCCAGTGACCCTTCATCGCAACTGGAATTTGTCGTGCGGCCACAACTAGTTTTAAACAACACCATTGTAACTCTAGACAAACTATTAgatattgtaatgttttcgaatgttttaatttgtcaACACCTAAGAATTATTGTAACATTGTGCagtcaattatatttcaaacatatttattcctattataataaaatataaagtctaaataaagatattaaatatccTTACACTTCGGTTGGTGTAGGAACTGCAGCGTTTAAACGGAATGAAATCATTACAGATAAAATTACGATGTCTCGTTTCAATTCGCACCTCACCTCCAATATAATACCTAAATACATTATTAGCTGATAAcgataaataaacttatttattgaagGCACGTTTTATCGCGAGCTAGTAACATAATATTAGAAGTCGATATATTGgtttcgtatataatatatcgaatagagtaatttattaaatttaactttacataACAAACCAGTGAGACGAGTTGACGAACCTATTCGAAATGCATAAAATCCCACAAAATTCAAGAGTCGGACCGTTTGGAGTGGCGCTCAAAGTAGCGGTGAGAACGAATAAGCGATTCAAATGCTAATATATCACAAGGCGGCGCGGCGTGATGGCGCTCATTGGCCACGCtatttacattaacatacaTAACCGTGTTCGCTCCGCCTACCACGCAATACGTCACGACGCTTCCGAACGTCGTTAATTACGAGTAATTAGTGGATCGTGACTAGAGTCGTGATGGGCGCACACAAATATGCTCTAAATGCAATTTGCTGAACGTGCAAATAGTCAGAAGCGTGAAGAGTGCGAGTAATCCTTTCATATCGCCGACAAATTTATCTACGAGCGTCTAGTATTATTTGTGTACGTGCAAATATCGCACAGTTGGTACCGCCGCTGTCGGTAATGTCGATACTTGCGGTTAACCTGATAGTTTCTTAATGCGCAATTATTTTCTCAGTTTCTCCAGGGGCTGAATGGTTTCGCGGGGAACATTGGTTACAAATCATAAACAAGCGGCACCGGCCTCACGAGCTCACCAAATAAGGCTCCCGAGACGTCGATAGCTGACTCTTGTTCAAAGGATTTATGTCGTCTGCTTTTGGCACAAATTAGCGGCGTGTCTGATCGTAGGCGTGAGCCAACAAATTTCTAGCGGCACTATTAAGAAGTAATCCCTCATTCTATAttcacattaaatatacatgtagctagaaaataattaaatagaataataatacaaaaccgCTAAAGATTTAGATACTATTAATCATAagattactaattatataatcatttcaaGTAGACATACAATATTACTATTGGAGAATAgacaatatatatgtacctataaccCAATCAGTCACACTTAATGCGTAATGAAATAGTAATATATGCCCGTCGTGTTTAGTGGTATCGGTATTCTAAATCTCAACGGCGCCGTACAAGTTTCCAACAACCGTGACGAGACGTGGGTGATGTATGTACACTGCCCTGATCAATCACACCAATATAGTTGTTCAGTGAACAAGAGGTGACTTTTTACAAGTATATGTTATAACGAAGTGTGGGCACGAAACTAGATCAGGTGAAAGGGACGAAgaagtaaataaatcaaaactacTTCTTGTGTAAGGAGATACtataatttcaagtttataaaaCCGTGAATTAATACACTAAAAACaagatttgatatatttaataaatttaataattaatgagataattttttttaatatttctagaaatttttatatttttataataataatttctttatactTATCAACTGTCGACTTTATAAATTCATCTTGCCAGCACTATTAAGATCAATATCATTACGATTCTATCAATATAATTCAAACGTTCGCAATCTTGTTCGttagcaatatatatttatctcatCGGAAAGTACTCAATAAAATAtagctaataatttatttaaaaaaacatagtttCTGTATCGATTGCTCTAGTTTCGATGTCGCAAGTAAGTGGGCGTGCGTCGAAGGCGAGCGTAGGAGCGTCGATCAGATGGTCACCCTCTGCACCGGTCGCGTCATTTCGCTATTTCACGAAACGGCTTAGCATAACAACTCAGTTGTTCTCTTCGTTTTTCGAAACTAGTTactacgaaaaaaatattttgatactattgaatgtgaattatttttatttgttttaatattaatattatatcgagcaatattaaatttcatctcTCTTGTTACAGGTCGGTGGCGCACGAGCCCGATGAGCGCGTGCGCGGCGGCCGCCATGCGCGAAAAGCACGCGGCGCCGCGCCGCCTCGCCTCGCCGCCCTCTTCGCCTCTTGAGCGCCATCCCAGCCCTCTTGGCTCCCCACGTGCTGATGAACCTTTGGACCTTAGAGTAACGCACAAGCGTCCACCTCGGTTAGAGGATGAAAACTGCAACCTTATTGTTCCTTCGCCTCCTCCGCACCCGACACACCCAGCTCATCCAGCGCATCCAGCGTTGCTACAATTCTGTAGAAGACTTCCCTTAGCACTACCGGCGTCGTTTGGTCGCTACCCATTCCTACCGGCTGCTGCTGCGACCCTTCTTGCACCCGGAGCTCCGAGAGCCCCTCCAGTTCCTCAAAATCCCGGAATAAATAGAGCACGTGACCGTTACACATGCTCCTATTGTGGAAAAGCGTTCCCAAGAAGTGCAAACTTGACAAGACATTTACGGACACACACAGGCGAGCAACCTTACCGTTGTAAATACTGTGAACGATCCTTCTCGATATCTTCAAATTTACAAAGACATGTGCGAAATATTCATAACAAGGAGCGACCTTTCCGATGTCGTCATTGCGACCGTTGTTTCGGTCAGCAAACGAATCTGGACAGGCACCTTAAGAAACACGAAGCAGAAAACGGAGACGACAACCGTCGAAGATCTCCAGAAGAGACCTACTTCGAAGAGATAAGGTCATTTATGGGACGCGTGG from Vanessa tameamea isolate UH-Manoa-2023 chromosome 17, ilVanTame1 primary haplotype, whole genome shotgun sequence includes these protein-coding regions:
- the LOC113400458 gene encoding transcription factor hamlet-like; the protein is MSACAAAAMREKHAAPRRLASPPSSPLERHPSPLGSPRADEPLDLRVTHKRPPRLEDENCNLIVPSPPPHPTHPAHPAHPALLQFCRRLPLALPASFGRYPFLPAAAATLLAPGAPRAPPVPQNPGINRARDRYTCSYCGKAFPRSANLTRHLRTHTGEQPYRCKYCERSFSISSNLQRHVRNIHNKERPFRCRHCDRCFGQQTNLDRHLKKHEAENGDDNRRRSPEETYFEEIRSFMGRVAPNRRAATAASVADHT